One window from the genome of Candidatus Neptunochlamydia vexilliferae encodes:
- a CDS encoding Rpn family recombination-promoting nuclease/putative transposase — MSRYLNPTNDVSFKKLFGTEKHKPLLISFLNSALSLEGDRKIKEVTLLPKDQAPLIKETKKSVLDIKCTDERNIQYIVEMQNKSVPGFIKRTQFYLAHSYVSQFPEGAEYVELKPVILLAIANHVLFPEKEKVISYHKTLDTDTLEHNREDMSYVFIELSKFKKEEEELETVQDKWLYFFKNWGKTNEVPSKVQEKELIEAYHSMEEYNWSKAEREAYIQANMALTDEYDARRKEREKGVEEGLEKGRQKEKLEIAQKMLKRGRSIDEIAEDTGLSSEEIKTLS; from the coding sequence ATGAGCCGGTATTTAAACCCAACAAATGACGTTTCTTTTAAAAAGCTTTTTGGAACAGAAAAACATAAACCTTTGCTTATTAGCTTTTTAAATTCCGCTCTATCTCTAGAAGGGGATCGAAAAATCAAAGAAGTCACTCTTCTTCCAAAGGATCAAGCACCTCTCATCAAAGAAACGAAAAAAAGCGTTCTTGATATCAAGTGCACAGATGAGCGAAATATTCAATACATTGTTGAAATGCAAAATAAGAGTGTCCCTGGATTTATCAAGCGGACCCAGTTTTATCTTGCTCATAGTTACGTTTCTCAGTTCCCTGAAGGAGCTGAGTACGTTGAGCTAAAACCTGTTATCCTGCTTGCCATTGCAAACCATGTTCTATTTCCTGAAAAAGAAAAGGTGATTTCCTATCATAAAACCCTTGATACAGACACATTAGAGCATAACCGAGAAGATATGTCTTACGTTTTCATTGAACTTTCTAAATTCAAGAAAGAAGAAGAGGAGTTAGAAACGGTCCAAGATAAATGGTTGTACTTCTTTAAAAACTGGGGAAAAACGAACGAAGTTCCTTCTAAAGTCCAAGAAAAAGAGCTGATAGAAGCTTACCATTCGATGGAAGAGTACAATTGGAGCAAGGCTGAAAGAGAGGCATACATTCAGGCAAATATGGCCTTGACTGATGAATATGATGCCAGAAGAAAGGAACGTGAAAAAGGCGTTGAGGAAGGGCTCGAAAAAGGACGGCAAAAAGAAAAGCTAGAAATTGCCCAGAAGATGCTCAAACGAGGCCGGTCTATCGATGAGATCGCTGAAGATACTGGACTTTCGAGCGAAGAGATCAAAACCCTCAGCTAA